In Lycium barbarum isolate Lr01 chromosome 9, ASM1917538v2, whole genome shotgun sequence, the DNA window TCTGCATTGAGGTATCCAACTGGCAATTTGGGGTCACTCTCGTCAATCATTTGTTTCAATAGTTTTTCAAGATTTTTCCCTTCACCATCACCAAGCCATCCCCACCGATCAGCCAAACTCTTCATTTCTGTTATATGGGGAGCATTGTGAAGAGGTCCAGTCCAGAGGGGTCCTGAAACCACAAGTGAACGTGAAACCTGAAAAGAAGTGTAACGGTTAGACGTGAGCCTGAGGATCATTTCATTTGACCATATGCAGAACAAACTTCACTCATTCATAGGGTTACTATCAAGGGTGGATATAGGACTTAAATTTGATGGGTCCAGCCTGTAGGTTCTTACCATTGAATCACTCATTTTAGTGATTTTTCACAATATATATATGCTCCGTATTGGAAAAATGTTGGGATCAGTTCTATTGACTATATGTTACATCCTCCACAGCTACTAGTTTTAATATAGACATCTgatataattatataaaattttatgatgacaaaaagagaaaagggaattcaatatgttAGACTTGGAGATTTTGAAAGAATAAaccaaacaaagaaagaaaaaaagtacTCAATTAATAAGCAAGAGGGGACACAAGACATGCCCATCCCCCATAGGAAAAACACAAGTAGGACATGGTATTCGAATGCCTATTCTTACTTGTAGAGGTGCACCCAATAACCATTGCACCATAAGACTCTTTGAGCTTGGGTGCAAATACATATATTTAAGTTGTTTTTAAGAGATATAGACGTGGGTCTAGGGAAGGGAGCGTGGGTGCACGTGAATCCACATCCCTCCACATGGATCTGCCCCTGGCTACTACACATTTAATGACACTTGGACTAAAATCTTTTGCAGGATTTTATGACATTTTGAACCGGGGTTGGGAATGGAAGTTAGTGGGGTTGTTCATGTAAATGTCAAATAACTTGACAATGGATAACTATGGGCTAAATAGTTCTTGATGTAAATATACCAAAATCAATACACTACGAGGTACGAAAGCATACATTTGTACTACAAGGGCAGCTGATCTCACCAAGTTCATTCCAGGAAAATGCTCGAGTGTTCCCACATCGATTGCAATAGCTGATAAAACTATAATACCTGTCACGAGAAGCAAAGGCATCATCACCAAGTACTAATGAAATAACTCTGAAAAAGTTCACAACCGAGCTTAACCTGTTAGAAGGAGACTTTCCACGCTTGACTTGTAGCATCACTCTAAACACGGGCCCATGATATGAGTAGTATGAGAAAAGTGGAACAATATGATAACCAAGCACTGAAGCCTCTCTAACTGCCCCGCCTATAAGCATCCGGAGACCTATCTCATTGGAGTATGGCAAAGGCCGAACATATGCTCCATAGGCAGCTAAAGACCTACAAAGAAAGAACGAATTTTATGATCATCCTAACACTAACACGGGATTCAGTAAAGTTAAACAGCTACTTGGGAAATAGCTATTGCATTATAGTCCACAAGTAACTACATATAAAGCCCAAagctttttcccttttttttttttttaattaatttgatAAGTATGAGTCTAAATGATTTTATCAAACACCAAATCTTTATCAAAGAAAATATCTTCCACGAAAGCCTTTTGTCATACCAGTGCCTAATTGTGGAAAGTTTTGAATTCGTTTTCTGAACATTTACTATGTAGCTCTATCTAAGGCGCCATCTGAGTAATTAAACCTGGTAGTATGAAGATTTATCAGTCAATCATAGGCGCAACCTTCTCTCCTTCTAAACCTATGTAAGCATTTGACATGTAATTTGCAAGAAGGGACATtattctacatgttttggagttTCAAGAggggaaagaaaagagagagagaaaaaaaaaaaagaacaaaggaAACAATACACTctatttggatggttgttacatatGTTTCATAAGTTATCGTGTTATATTGTTTTGTGGTGCATTGTATCGTACTGTATTGTTTTGATTAATACAACTTCTGTCGTTACATAATGTCACACATCAGCAATTTGAAGGATAAATTTACAAGAAAAGTTGGGTAACGGGTAGAGCCTCTATAAAAAGGTAGGGTAAAGGATAAAATAGATAATAAGCAAAGACAaaatgagaaagaaaaaaaaaaaggtaacgcCGCGATCACACCAAATTGGTCAGTTACATAACGATGGATTTAACGATACTATACAAAAAAATTAGGTAACGATCAAAACAAACactgtatttaaactaacaacacaatacaatacaataggtaacaaacATCCAAACAAGCTGTAAGTTTAAGAGGGAAGATGTGCTTGAGGGGCATAAAAAACATTAAACAGAAACTTAACTGGTGAGGCCTATGACCACCAGAAGAAAGTCCATCAGTGGAAGTAATATATAGCAAGCCCCCCAATTTCATAGCATCCAAAGCAACTCTCAAGTAACTTGAACCGCTACCAAAAGAATCCACATCAATAAGGTCAAAGTAGTCCTTTCGCACATAACACTCAGCCAATAACCTAGTAGCAGGCAAATGATTAACCTCCCATCTTTTCCCTTCTCCAGAACCACTTGAGACCTGAGAATAGGGGTGTCCAATGGGCAGGTTGGACTGAAATTCAGCATGTCAAAATAGCCTGAGGTAATAAATAAGTAGGTATTTGACCCGCCCAAAAGTTACTTGAGCTGAAACGGATTGGCTGAAATAGGCTAAAAACCGAGTCGTAACCTAACCAgcccaattcttactaagttttacattctttgtttgttttcttgTAATTTGTGTGAGTATAAATTATGTTATAAGAAGCCGTTCACACAGCGAGTATTCAACTATTGATGATGAGCTCCATTTCTATTTGGACCCGAGTCGAGTCTAGTTGTATGGAGATTATGGGTAGGTAAGGGCCTGTCCCGACAGTTGTACAGGGTCCTAATAAAGCTTTTTTCCTTAtattatgactatatatataacatatcaaataaaaaatatctttttaaaaatattttaaaaaatatttagacAAAATTTCTCATGCGTCAACGTAGACTGATGAATGGGCTGGAAAAAGCAGGTTCAAATGAGCCAAATTAATAAAATAAGTGGGTCCCCGCCCTAACCTGAACGGATTGGACGGGTCATGATTTTAGGGGGTCATTTGTACTTTTTCCCCTATTTTGTGTTGATCTCTAATTTTTTGTCTTCAGAACTTATGCCTAGAGGACATAAGTTACGTATCATAATATCCACGTGTTGTGCCTGCATCCTAAAAGAACTTATGCCCCGCTAGgataagtttgattttgaagggcaaaaatcaaagaccggtaaaaattaaagaccagtccatttgaagagaaaaccgtgcaattacttcgATTTCATGGGCTGATTTTGCCACCCCTACCTACCTGAGACAGATTTGCCAAAATAAGGTCCTTGTAATTGTCATTTGCATCATTAGCCACAACGAAATCAGCCTGGGCCTCTTCTAAGTAGCGAAGAGAACGAATACCACAGCCACACATGGCGTCGAGAACACGGAGGCTCCCGGTGGTGTTCCGGTAGACGGCGGCGGAGAGAACTCCCAGGTCCCGGGCAGTGGCGCTTTCGCTGCGGAAGAAAGTGTCGCCGACATCGAATTTGTGGGCCCTTTCAGTTTGGTACTGCTGTGATTTACTACAGGGTGGAATGATGTTGTGTTGGGATTTTAAGGGTTTGATGTTTTGTGGGTTGTAGGAGATGAATGGTGAAATGGATAGCGGTTTGAGAGAAAGACAAGACATGGCGGGAAGTGGTTCGCTGGACTTTGCTCTACTTTGGGTTCTTATATAAGCTCGTGTGGgaacctttttatttttatttttttttgttcccaaAGAAACTACTGCTCCCTCCGTTTACGTTTCAAAGTGTGTGGCTTACTTTTAACGATATTTTAGTACATTCTATATATCTTTACACGTGATTAATGACGGGAttcgaaaaaaaataataaaagctaaatataaaaaacttCGTTGTCCCTAGGGATCGAACCTAGGATTCTAGAGATAATTTTGAACATCCTGAACCGCTTGAGCTAATCTTTTGCATTTGTTCAAGCTGTTCAAAGgtcaatatatgtacataaatacgaaaaatttaccctatatatacactgtaattttttaccgagggcgttcgggtgaacaccctcaccGCCATGTAAATCCGCCCCTGCACCTTACACTTTTAAGAGCACGAGATTAAAGGGTATTTTGGTACATTTTACACATCTTAATGCAAGATTCAAACGTCTTCAttactttcttaaatttcgtatcAAGTCAAAATTAGACAAATAttttgaaatagagggagtaatatGATACTCCATTTGCCCTAATTCACGTATCACTGTTCGAATTTTAAAGGACAAATGAGTTTCACTTTGATTACATTTTCAGCCTCTTAAATGGTTTGAATGATTAGCTGTTAGTAACTTAaatactttttatatagttttcaaaTGCTTAAATTATCCAAAGATCTCAATAACTCTATGATCAAAATTAAGAAAGTTGACTTTCAAAATTaaatagtgtcacataaattagaaaAGAAGAGTAATAAGTTTGCGAAATGTTTGCACTAAGGAATAATGGACTATGAGATACCTCTATGGTGGGGAGGTAATGCTGGTTAGATGAACTAAGGGGGTGGTTTTAGGAAATATCAACCACCATAATTTCTTCAGCAAAATGGGGTGGTTTGTCAGAAATCAAAACGGGGTGGGTGTGACCCAACGTCCTTCCAAATTTTGTCTAGATATCTGTAACTGATTTTTTCCCTATACATATGAGCCATTATAGGACCATCCAACTAGTGGTGCAATCAAAATTTAAGTTAGTATAAAGTAAATGATTATTCTTAAGTAATTGGATGATTGTTTGCACATTCACATGGGTAGAAGCTTCGTTCTTTTACCAGGCTCTATCGTTTAATTACGAGGGCTAATAATTCAGCTTTGATGATGTCGTTCGAGAGTCAAATTGTCGAAGAGCCAAGTAAATTAATATTTGGCTGAGGAACATATCgatctattgcaaaatttagaaTATCAGTTATCAAAGAAAATCAACAGCTCAATGAACTGACCTGAAttgaatattatttgattaatGATTATTGACTGATTGGATAGTTAGATTGTACAAGTAGTTTCCAATCcataaaattgaaaaataaaatcttacttccattgttttaaaaggcactGTCAAGACTCGCCCCGAGGCTTGCCTCGGGGCAGgacagtggcaaaacgccctggggctaatgtgcggggcttagttcctatgaggcttacgccctaagcgcccaaccgtatgCCCTAAACACACCTAACGCCCAatgcccagggctcgcctaacggttcttacacaaattatattttaaatttcttaattaaaatcattcaccctcataattgtttaacaaaataatgatacttaatagtttttcatctatagaaatagaagattgagtgtaactcatataaaaagtcgtagtattggatatttactatttgagaacgtcgtgagggtgaatatcacttaatttaaaaaaaaaaaacacatagcggaattgtacattttcacttgtcattggtcataagtcctatgtataagaattatcatataattttattttttgttcatgaagaagttatgttttaattgtaatatttataaattt includes these proteins:
- the LOC132611285 gene encoding tRNA (guanine(26)-N(2))-dimethyltransferase isoform X2 encodes the protein MSCLSLKPLSISPFISYNPQNIKPLKSQHNIIPPCSKSQQYQTERAHKFDVGDTFFRSESATARDLGVLSAAVYRNTTGSLRVLDAMCGCGIRSLRYLEEAQADFVVANDANDNYKDLILANLSQVSSGSGEGKRWEVNHLPATRLLAECYVRKDYFDLIDVDSFGSGSSYLRVALDAMKLGGLLYITSTDGLSSGGHRPHQSLAAYGAYVRPLPYSNEIGLRMLIGGAVREASVLGYHIVPLFSYYSYHGPVFRVMLQVKRGKSPSNRYYSFISYCNRCGNTRAFSWNELGEISCPCSTNVSRSLVVSGPLWTGPLHNAPHITEMKSLADRWGWLGDGEGKNLEKLLKQMIDESDPKLPVGYLNADEIASRAKLNLPPLSAIMNRLHEEGYVVSRSHIAPNAIKTNCPMVECVEIVKQLQQPAEMNSLH
- the LOC132611285 gene encoding tRNA (guanine(26)-N(2))-dimethyltransferase isoform X1: MSCLSLKPLSISPFISYNPQNIKPLKSQHNIIPPCSKSQQYQTERAHKFDVGDTFFRSESATARDLGVLSAAVYRNTTGSLRVLDAMCGCGIRSLRYLEEAQADFVVANDANDNYKDLILANLSQSNLPIGHPYSQVSSGSGEGKRWEVNHLPATRLLAECYVRKDYFDLIDVDSFGSGSSYLRVALDAMKLGGLLYITSTDGLSSGGHRPHQSLAAYGAYVRPLPYSNEIGLRMLIGGAVREASVLGYHIVPLFSYYSYHGPVFRVMLQVKRGKSPSNRYYSFISYCNRCGNTRAFSWNELGEISCPCSTNVSRSLVVSGPLWTGPLHNAPHITEMKSLADRWGWLGDGEGKNLEKLLKQMIDESDPKLPVGYLNADEIASRAKLNLPPLSAIMNRLHEEGYVVSRSHIAPNAIKTNCPMVECVEIVKQLQQPAEMNSLH